Below is a genomic region from Erigeron canadensis isolate Cc75 chromosome 7, C_canadensis_v1, whole genome shotgun sequence.
TGTCAAAGACCTGTGTTCGTCTCTTGAAGATTGTACAGGTGATCTCTGCTGATGTTTTGGCGATCCCCTTTTTAGCATTGAAGGGGGTGTAGCATGTTTAGGAGACAACGAAACACGTCCTGAAGGTGAAGAAGACCTACTTCCTGGAGTTAGGGATCTCTGACGCCCAGGGAAAGTTGTCCTGCGTCGAACTGGAGAAGGAGATCGATGATGTGGACTAGATAAAGCTCTTTGATATCGCTGTCTCACAGGAGATGGGGACCTGCCACGAACTGGAGGAGGAGATCTAGAATGCATAGGAGATAGCGACATGTTTCGAGGAGAAGATTCAGATGAATGTGACCAGGGTCGATAAGGACGTTGCGGCCTGCGTTGAAAAGGGGATGGTGACCTTCGCCTAATAGGGGACCGCGACCTGCGACGGATGGGGGATCGCGACCTGCGGCGAATGGGGGATCGCGACCTCCTAAAAGCAGGAGACCGTGACCTCCTGTGAATGGGAGATCGCATCCTACGCCGAATGGGGGTCCGTGACCTTCGCCTAATAGGAGTACGCGATCTCCGAATAGGGGAACGTGATCTCCTCCGAGTGGGAGACCGTGACCTTCGCCAGATGGGAGATCGTGATCTGTGCCTTATAGTTGACCTTGATGTGCGTCGAACAGGTGACCGTGATCTGTTCAACACTGGTGACCTAGATCTACGTCGTGAGGGAGATTTAAGCCTTCGCCTTACAGGAGAAGGTGACCTTATGCGCGAACTTGATCCATATCTCTTAGGTGGGGATCGCATACGTGAGTCGACTCGACGAGGTGTTGAAGATCTTCTTGATAAAGAGCGGTGCCTCCTTTCAGAAGAAAGGGAACGTCTTGTGGGTTTAGGAGATGCTGACAAGCTTCTTGACCTGAGATGACGATAAACACATATTTAACTTTAGTAGgctgaaaatgaaagaaaatcttTACATAATACAAATACCATTACTGAAAATGTAACATGGTTGAGAAGATGgtcaattaaaacaaataaaatcatcaatgtttTTATAGTTGACAACACACCTTGAAGGACTTCTAGAATTAGACAAGGACTTGCTAAAGGACCTAGAACGTGCCCGTCtgctaaaaaaacaaaacaaaaaaataataagcacTGAGATAGTAAATGCAAGATAATATCAAGATGGAAAGAGTCTGGGACCCTTGAAGTTTAAATCAGTAATCAAGATAAATACCGAGGTGGTGACAAAGAATGATCAGCTGAATGTGGAGACGGGTTAATCCTGTAAACGATAAGCAAATAAAGGGAGGTTTTAACAAGGCTTTCATATTGACATATAGCTTATATATCACAAGACTTTCATAGTAAAAGTTTTTATTCATGTTCtaaacttatgtaaatgctaatatATGATTGTGTTACTCTAACCTGGGCAATTCTTGTGTGCCATTCCTCTCATCAGCTTCTTTATCCTCAGCTGACCACTTGCTAGAAAACTTCGTGGGTCTCCTTGAGTGCGGCTCCAAAGCAGCAGCTTTCACGTTGTCAGCCTCTCTGTCCTACAGTAGTGTGAGGAAAGGACATGAACCCAAAAAATTGCAGAAGCAAGCtgaatatcataaaaaaaaccaCAAGTCAAAACCAAAAACTTGACCCTATAGAACTAACTCTTGCATAGAAAAAATTAATACCATATTCACTCTTTCTTGCTCATACTCACGGCCTTCCTtctcttttgttttcttcaattCTCTGGTTATGCGATCCGTATCCTCCTAAATACATAATACAGTGAGATGGAaaacaacatataaaaaaacCGCACAACTCACCAAATATTAAATATAGGATATACCTGCTTCTTCCTAGTTTCTTCCTCCTTGGCATCCAGGAATTGTTGTGGGACCCCACTCGCGTTCTGCTGCGCACTAAGTAAATGTGTCCAAAGCTCCTTCATAAACTTCCCTGTATTTTTCTCCATAAACCCAGTAAGTGAAATTTGAATCTCTTTGCCATTAACTACCTGCATTAAACAAAATGTGCAACAAACTGTCAAAAGTACTTCACATAGCTACATCTAGGGAAAAAGATTCACATAGCTACATCTAGGGAAAAAGATCTAGTGATATATGTAGCTTTATTCGTCTTGTATACagaaaaataatcaaaagaaaGTAATAATATCGATCAACATGAATACCAAAGCAAATTATTTAAGATGCCCTTTATGGGTATCTAATAGTCCACTTCCAATAATGTATACTGTACACTAGTATACTTCAATTCTACTCTGATTAATTATAATCCAAACTTTGTTTGTATTGTATTCTATAAATGGTAGTAGGTTACCTTCTCCTCAAGAAGACCATAAATGAAATTAATGAGAACCTCGTCCTCAAATCCAAGTAGTTCAGTTACCCTGTGAGCTATCCATGGCCTCATGACATccattttaacttttgtcatgtCCACCTGATACAAGACCGAATTAATGTCAAAAGCAACTTATGACACAGCCAAAGAGCACAGTAGCACACCTAGTTAAGTAAAGACAACAAAGTTACAGGTAATTGGATCTTTGTGCTAATAATGCAATCATGAAAACTGAAAAACTTCCCTATTTGATATGTCATGCTAATATTAAAACATCAATTTGATAAAACTTCAGGATAGATGCCTTGCATTCACATAATAACAATTACAAAATAAACCAAATCTTGATTTGCCTCCACAGGAatccttttttatatttgttagttATATCTGATAGGTACACACATGCTTTtcaattatcaaatcaaattttgCAACTTTCATGGAATCATGGGAATGAACCGCCATCAATATCAACATACATACTAGATATAGGGTACATGcagagaaaatgacaaaaagatGCAAAAACactaaattacattaattcaCTTAAGATTAGGACCATTTACTGATTTTCATATTAAGGCCATGAAGGttcaaagtaaaacaaaaaagagttGAAACttgagaacatttaaaaacttaaaatacatGAGAACAAATTCAATCACACGCCAATTTCGCAGTTTTCCACCTTTTTTGTGTTCTCATTTGAACCCCTGTAGCTTTTTTTACACACGAATAAACATGTAACCGTGTAGTTCTCGCACTTCTTGATCTTTTGTAGTTCTCATTTAAACCCATTCCTCAacttatatgtgtgtatatatttatacactACTATTCCCCCGTCCTCGAGACTAACAACCCCTAAATCTTCTATTATCTAGAGTTATGATATTCATCATTATACATATGATTACACGCCATCTCTCTAGTctctatataataaaacaaacttcTTTCTAGAAGGTTTTGTTTGGAAAAGTCCTATGTGGCATGGCTAGAGTGCTAGACACCCTTTACAAATTTCAATATGCATCTAATGATatcaatcatatcatatatcagCTTACTAATTTATGTTATgtctattttcattttaacaatttaaattaagtttttgttttgcCTATCTACTCTTTCATCGTTACATATATTGTGAATTTTTCTCTCATGTGCATATATATTCCTTGAATACAAAGCCTCACataattaaaatttggtttttcATCTTTCTCTATCCTTTTTTTATTACGTTTTAAACACACATTCATCATTATTTGgataaataaatgtatatgcACCTTTTGCAATAATGCCGTTATACTAGATAAAAGATACCTAAAAGAAACATCTATGGCAATGTCGTAATGATGTGTTAATTTAAAATGTCAAGTTCTTGGGCGTGTAGTTAAGTTAGTTAAATGATTGAGCAATTTTgctttttcaaatttcaattaaaTGAGGTGAGGTGTTCAATCCTTGTGAGCGACACCACTACTCGCCTAGCAGCTCAGTCAGTTCGATTTACCTCTTACGTGTTGGGTCTGGGCGGTCTGGCGTCACCTAACCAAACTCGtcataatagtttttaatacTATCCGCGTGTTACGCAGGTTGATAAGCTAGTTCCAGTATATAGAATTCTAATAAATTATCAAAAGCATTTGACTTTTTAACACACAGATCTACATTTATCTCAATTTAATTTCAACAATGACACACAtttataacacacacacacacatatatacatatagatatacataattatatatatataacgaacCAGATTCTCCAATTCAGGAGGAAACTTCTGAGATTTAAGAAGCTTAGCATGTTTATTAGAGAATCGAGTGTCTTGATCAGCCGTAGTTCCCTAAATCCAACGCaaaaattaatcaataatttcATCGATTtcgatttttattatatatacaatataatatatatatatatatatatatgaatgagaAATTGAAAGAAAACTTACTCGAAAGAAACCGCCTGACATGATTTAGTGATTAGGGCGAATGAGGATGAAGCTATGTGAGAGTGTGGGAAGTGTGTGGGAAGTATGTACGAATAATAAGTGCAAATTAGGGTTATGAATGAATGAGGggagatttttatttttaagggaTTGGGGATTTCTATGGTACAAGTTGTTAATGCGTGTTGTATGatgtaaaagaaaagattttttaAAGCGTTCCCTTGAAGTTTTGAGGAAATAAGAAAGTGTAACTCTACCATGTTTTTGAACCGATCGGTTAGTAGTTTTCATGAAATCGGTTCATGAGGGACAGGATGCGATTGGCGAAAATAATCGGCTATTTTTTGTCGCAAGCATCGACACCTTCCATCGGCAAGGTCAATCGACCACATTTGGCTGATACAAGTGAACGTTGGGCCTGACCATGTGGCTAAAagtgaccatttttttttataaaattcgaACGTTAGGAGCgtgtaattttgtttttttttgtttttttaatttctatataaaCCACCATCAACAAACATACTACATATTCATCAAAACAAACCACATGACTCGATGCATTCCCACATGCTTGGCGATGACAAGCATAAAATCGTCGTCAGGTTTCTGATTGATGACAAACAAGCTCAAAATACTGCTCACCTAGTCGAAATTTACGAACTTCGAGCGCACCATAACGAGCTCGATGTCTAGTATGTTGCATACCTGCAACAGAAGGTCGCCTGGTTGGACCAAACATTTAAGCAGCTTAATGTTGCCAAAGTTACATTAGCAAAGACACTTGAACACGCTTTATTTTGGCAAGGTAGTGTCGGCGAAGTAGACCCGGGATAGGAATATGCGACTCCCCCCGATGAGAAGATGAACTCCCCTGAACACTATGAATACATCCATCGCAATGACGGTGAAAGTGACGTGGAGTCTGACGATTCGCGATTTCGTTACCCCTAAGTTGTAATTTTAGTTTTAGGATAATCTTTTAATTTggtatgttttaaataaatgtaatgtttagttatttaaatgtttaataaatgaattgtttaaaaaaattggtAACTTTTTGCAAGAAATTGGCACTACACCATCACTTTTGGCTATTTTTTGGCAAGAATTTGCTATAGCACGTGACACTTCCCTATTGGCCGAAAACTTACGAATAGCCAATTTGTTTTTGAGCTTGGAACAAATCATTGCTTCCTTGATATCAAACTTAACTTTGAAGTTATGTTTACTACTGTCTTCTTCAATCACTAAATTTGTTGTTTGTAGAAATAAACGTATATCTTAGTTAAAGGTGGtcagatttttataatttaaagatattgtacatagaaaaagaaaaaaaattgcttatggaaaaaaaatgaaaagaaaaagagatttGGTTTTTGGATAAACTCAAGAGTGAAGCTTTTTACAAATGAAAAAGACTTCgccttattattatttaaatttttatcacaatttttttatatagatttcGTTATCCGTAGTTTTAAGGAGCGTTATGAATAACAACTATTAAAATTTAGTGTACTAAATGGTTATTGGCTGtatctttactttttatatatttactaagcgttatacacttatacttaCGGCTTACCCTGTATGGTGGTGTTGTCCAAATGGCTCAAAGTTGAACAAAGGGATGACAGAGGATTAAAAAGGAATGATTGGATTACTCTTGCCGGTGGATTTGCCAATGTCCTTTTGAATTATCATCTACTACTTGACTTGTTATATATTAATGCCCAATTTTTATAGTAAAGATGTATTTGGCCATCTTAGCTCCAAATAGTCACATGGATAGATGTTGAAACTTTTGGCAATGGTCATTTTGGAAGTGGTTGTATAAGTGTTTTTGTATGTTTTGAAATGCGGATTCTGTCTAAATAGGTTTCAAGTCTTAGTTACAAACTTTCAATGTTCAGATTTAGTTTTTCAGGTGCAAGAAAATTAGTTGAATGTTGCACATTATGAGACAATGGACCACATTAGTCATGTTTTTGTACGGGATGTGTTGCATCTACGAGACATGCGCCACTTTTAAATGGTTTTAAGCAAAGCGCCACATTAGATTATTGATGAGTTGAACGAATCATTCTCAAAGGTTGATGTGTCTCATTACGTTGTATATGCGTCACATTGATGTTTTAAGTCATTTGATATGTCATATTAGTCCGTTTCCAGTCTTGGATTATTTTGGTCCTTTCAGTTACGTATAAAAGTCGGGATATGTCGCATATGTAAGTATCCATAAAAATACTTATGTGTCTATTTTTTAAACAGAGTTTTAAAAATCGAGCATAATAGGTGTCTTCACAATAAATGGTCACTAATCTTTGAAGTGCTAGTAGGTTTTACATATTTGCTCAACTCTTGTTCTAGATTAATGTTTtaacttggagttttttgttttattgtttcaattcttttaaatgtaaactatatgtatttaatatgacaAATTTATAAGGCAAGATTTTggtatagttttttttcttcctcGGTTTTAAAATCTGTATATCTTCATTTCGGATTTGGCTCatccatatttttaattagtttttgttttaacttCTTTTGATTTATGTAAACAACAAAACATGTGTATTAACATGTGTATTTGTTAAAAAAGAACTCTTAACACAAGGTTATgatattggtttttttttttcacctgCTTTAAATTTTACCCACGagttataaaataaagaaacaaacCTACGAAAAAATTATTGAAACTAGATTACGATTTACAAAGGCTATAATCCTAAATTCTTCGTAATTAAAATTAGCCTAAGAATTAACCAAAACTAAGCACATTCTAAGCCTAATCTTTAATCACTTTAGTGGGTTTTTTaggtttttgacattttttgtttttgcttttttttcattcttttaaaaTGTAGACAAATTTTTAAGGtggtgtttggtattgcgtttttttgttttaaaaatagattatgcgttttcaaaaatgcattttgaaaaaacatgcGTGTACATGCTTTTCCAAAACTGCATTTTCATAGCAAATAATttcatacaaacatttttttgaagattatttgcgttttgcAAACGTAATATTCAGATAACCATTTCGAAACATAATCCCAAACACCGTCTAAGCGTGGTTATGGTTTTGGTCTTTTTGCGTTTATTTTCGACTTGActcattattgttttttttcaaattattttttgattctgattttctttatatatttttttaattttaatataaatatgttatCTGATAAAGTATGgttatgattatgatattgGTTTTAAGTTAAACGATTGTGTATTCAAGCgtagtaaattatatatataatctaataaaacaaatgactaattttttcttcttaaacttTCAGtatttgaaaaatcaaaattactCCTCTTTTTGATTAacaaatttaaacatctttatctaatatacttataatacctcttttaaaataatttacaatatagatccATCAACcgttaaaataactacactaccacctttagcatcaattacttttacattcaccatcatCGCCGCCCCTACCCGTCGCCCCCACTACATCCCCCACCACTTCACCACTACCGCCTCCGACACTACGTCGTCACCACCTCCGCCATCCGTCGACGCACTATTACCCTTACCGTTGTCGTGAGCATAAGTCTAGTATTAACAAAATTGTATCATTAAAACAAGGAAAAATGATTAATCGACCTAtttcatatgcctaaaaatcaacctaatcaTAGATTATATAACATGTGAAAGATCCaatgaataaaattaaaaataaaaaattagcgGAGTTCACAAGTCAAATTATGGAGGCTTTACGTTAATTTTTAGGGGTTGCTTAATTATTTtccttgaaataaaaaaaatcgcAATAGGTAGAACTTTAtgacttaaaaaacaaaacgaAAAATAAAAGGGAAAATTATACTTTTGGTCTCTGAACTttacacgtttttcacttttagtcactaaacctcaaaaattgcaaattatacactgaacttgtcactttttttcacttttagtcactgCGCCCAGTTTCGTTAGTTTTGCTCTGTTAAGTTGTCcagattcgttagttttttttcacttttcgtccttcccattattccataactaaaatcgataatcgacaaacttcggtgatgaaaagtgtaatttacctacttttttttatatataccttattcttctaatttttaaatgttattattttgattttttcttaatatttttacttttaattttgactctaaacatttttattttaatatatagtaggtgtaaattaaatcaatgaaaagtatatttaaaaattagttcattattatatgttttataacaaatttatataacacagacaaaaatatttacggttaaatcaTAAGGCGTTATAGATTATTAGAAAAACCTACAACACATTACTTTAgataaacattacaatatcttatttttttttccgtttattaataattaattaaatgaattaagaaaaactatataagaagactcaaaattcaaacatatatagtcactaaataaatctatctttataaataaacatttcaataacaattatttcatcgtcgttaaaaattaaaaaaacaataattttatcTAATTAAACTACTGTATAACCAATAGATAGTAaactgtaaacataaaaaaattgtttcaaaacataataaatgaatatgtattttcactaatcggccaaaacaatatataagatgtgaagttggaccgattatcgattttagttatggaataatgagaaggacaaaaagtgaaaacaaattAACGAATTTGGGCAAGTTAACGgagaaaaactaacaaagttgacgcagtgaccaaaagtgaaaaaatgtgtcaagttcagtgtataatttgcaatttttaaagtttagtgactaaaagtgaaaaatgtgtcaagttcagggaccaaaagtgtaattttgcCAGAATACTTAATTAATCCCCGGTATAAAAGGATGCAAACCTATTTATACATCATTCCTTCCTCTTTTCCCTCATAAATCCATCTCTCCGTTTTTCCGTTCTCCTGAATTTTCCGTcattctcacacacacacacctacTAAAAGCCCTATATTTACCCTCAATTTCCACTTcttataaatcataataattCTTAGTATTCAAATTACCAACGAAAAATCCTTAAAACtataattagggttttaaatTTTCCCCCCTTCTATTAATTActccaaaaattttattaaataaatggcaacttcttcttcctcctccttttcttcttcttcttcgacGAGCGGCGTGTATATTCAAGTAATCGAAGACGTTATCGGTAAGATGCGAGAAGAGTTTATTAGTAATGGCGGTCCTGGTGAAGGTGTTCTTAATGAACTTCAAGGAGTGAGttcttcttttattatattatttacatatatatatatatatatatatatttctaattataGATTTgttaatgattatatatttttgtttagatATAGTTTAGTCTTAGTTTTTGGTGTATGTTAATGATTTTAGGGAGTATTTCTAGTTACCTATTTAAATTATGAATCAGCTTATTTTATCCCAAATAATACTGTGTAGAGTTGCCGTTCGGAATAGTTTtgccgtttttttttttttgtagtaacATGTAATAGTTAATTAGTTATGAGTTCATTTTGGTTAAAGTATGTTTTTGTTTAGCGGATATTGATTTTGAAATACGGAGGCGACAAATGGTTTAAGGCGATTTAATGATTATTTATTGACCGAGAATTTGGATGGTTTTTGGTTGTGGATGAATTTCTTTGGTTGGCGGTGTGATAGAAGGGAGAATGGTGATGTAAGAACAGATAGTCGATATGGTGATCCATTGCATTTTATTATAGctcattaattttaaaatgagGATGGGGTAAATGGTATATaggatagtatagataaaaagtATTGGATAATCATTTGGTAGTGATTGGTAAATACAACTTATTTCACCTCAAAATAAGCATAAATAATGGAAAACACAATAAGCAAATAAACTGAAAGGCTCTTATTAGTTAATATTCTCATTTTGTTATGGTGTAGTTGTGGGAATTGAAGATGATGCAAGCTGGAGCTATACTGAATTCAAATGACAGATCTGTGACTGCAAATTTGACGGCCCCTGGGGCTCTGACGAATACTGTCCGTGATCTTAATGTACCTTATAATGGGCCTGAAGAGTATGAGACACCTACAGCTGATTTACTTTTCCCTCCGGTGAGTTATGAGTTAATCTTTTGTTGTGAATGTGTATTCACTGGGAATGGTCTTAGACTTGGTTGGATGTGTATGTTAATTCCCCTCTAAATGGATGCATATGCTGTTCAATAATGTTTCGATAAGGGAATTATACATTTTGAAGTAGAAACATTGTTAGTTGGTGTAAGTATAGCC
It encodes:
- the LOC122606909 gene encoding serine/arginine repetitive matrix protein 1 isoform X1, translated to MSGGFFRGTTADQDTRFSNKHAKLLKSQKFPPELENLVDMTKVKMDVMRPWIAHRVTELLGFEDEVLINFIYGLLEEKVVNGKEIQISLTGFMEKNTGKFMKELWTHLLSAQQNASGVPQQFLDAKEEETRKKQEDTDRITRELKKTKEKEGREYEQERVNMDREADNVKAAALEPHSRRPTKFSSKWSAEDKEADERNGTQELPRINPSPHSADHSLSPPRRRARSRSFSKSLSNSRSPSRSRSLSASPKPTRRSLSSERRHRSLSRRSSTPRRVDSRMRSPPKRYGSSSRIRSPSPVRRRLKSPSRRRSRSPVLNRSRSPVRRTSRSTIRHRSRSPIWRRSRSPTRRRSRSPIRRSRTPIRRRSRTPIRRRMRSPIHRRSRSPAFRRSRSPIRRRSRSPIRRRSRSPIRRRSPSPFQRRPQRPYRPWSHSSESSPRNMSLSPMHSRSPPPVRGRSPSPVRQRYQRALSSPHHRSPSPVRRRTTFPGRQRSLTPGSRSSSPSGRVSLSPKHATPPSMLKRGSPKHQQRSPVQSSRDEHRFVHRSVPDRQAPRKETAEHPPVSVRSLERDSKGRRISHNGEQALSSSPYKSPRSASPPAIGRSLSQETSPIPPPRQRGSMNAKDRLDRVEVERRTFSRSKEDKYENKNPVNDKLDKTKQPSEKLASQHHSSGPQAMDSKSKSDDGRRIYPELSNDMTHCPEKGYKADEMIQEATKLPKLLQKVERHKRSGSLDSGSEESDHRRKHKRSKRKDVSSDDDSDDSHADSKKEAKRRRKEERRMKKEEKRKRREERRRKKDSRRSEKLKLKAGENVSPSSDLDKSQDSHEEGLSDPKKLEIELRERALESLRAKKGVGH
- the LOC122606909 gene encoding serine/arginine repetitive matrix protein 1 isoform X2 → MSGGFFRGTTADQDTRFSNKHAKLLKSQKFPPELENLVDMTKVKMDVMRPWIAHRVTELLGFEDEVLINFIYGLLEEKVVNGKEIQISLTGFMEKNTGKFMKELWTHLLSAQQNASGVPQQFLDAKEEETRKKQEDTDRITRELKKTKEKEGREYEQERVNMDREADNVKAAALEPHSRRPTKFSSKWSAEDKEADERNGTQELPRINPSPHSADHSLSPPRRARSRSFSKSLSNSRSPSRSRSLSASPKPTRRSLSSERRHRSLSRRSSTPRRVDSRMRSPPKRYGSSSRIRSPSPVRRRLKSPSRRRSRSPVLNRSRSPVRRTSRSTIRHRSRSPIWRRSRSPTRRRSRSPIRRSRTPIRRRSRTPIRRRMRSPIHRRSRSPAFRRSRSPIRRRSRSPIRRRSRSPIRRRSPSPFQRRPQRPYRPWSHSSESSPRNMSLSPMHSRSPPPVRGRSPSPVRQRYQRALSSPHHRSPSPVRRRTTFPGRQRSLTPGSRSSSPSGRVSLSPKHATPPSMLKRGSPKHQQRSPVQSSRDEHRFVHRSVPDRQAPRKETAEHPPVSVRSLERDSKGRRISHNGEQALSSSPYKSPRSASPPAIGRSLSQETSPIPPPRQRGSMNAKDRLDRVEVERRTFSRSKEDKYENKNPVNDKLDKTKQPSEKLASQHHSSGPQAMDSKSKSDDGRRIYPELSNDMTHCPEKGYKADEMIQEATKLPKLLQKVERHKRSGSLDSGSEESDHRRKHKRSKRKDVSSDDDSDDSHADSKKEAKRRRKEERRMKKEEKRKRREERRRKKDSRRSEKLKLKAGENVSPSSDLDKSQDSHEEGLSDPKKLEIELRERALESLRAKKGVGH